A window from Mangifera indica cultivar Alphonso chromosome 2, CATAS_Mindica_2.1, whole genome shotgun sequence encodes these proteins:
- the LOC123208766 gene encoding sucrose nonfermenting 4-like protein yields MFSSVPGTGHENSRVMGSHLIPVRFVWPHGGRRVFLSGSFVRWSEHMPMSPLEGCPHVFQIVCRLPPGYHQYKFIVDGEWRHVEEQTYVSGSFGIVNTVVVPVEPNAVVSTVSTPEIPGNMEVDDVTMCSDAVTEISDADLGVSRQRISVFLSTHTAYELLPESGKVIALDVNLPVKQAFHILYEQGVPVAPLWDFCRGQFVGVLTALDFIMILRELGTHGSNLTEEELETHTIAAWKEGKAHLNRQIEGDGLSHPKPFVHAGPYDSMKDVALKILQNRVATVPIIHSVSPDGSFPQLLHLASLSGILKCICRHFKHSSSSLPVLQQPISSLHLGTWVPQIGQSNCRPFAMLRPNASLGAALSLLVQAEVSSIPIVDDNDSLVDIYSRSDITALAKDRVYAQIHLEEMSIHQALQLGQDANPSYGFNGRRCQMCLRSDPLQKVMERLANPGVRRLIVVEAGSKRVEGIISLSDVFRFLLGV; encoded by the exons ATGTTTAGTTCTGTTCCAGGCACTGGACATGAAAATAGTAGGGTTATGGGTTCTCATTTGATCCCGGTTCGGTTTGTGTGGCCGCATGGAGGGAGAAGGGTGTTTCTCAGTGGCTCTTTTGTTAG GTGGTCAGAGCATATGCCTATGTCACCGTTGGAAGGATGTCCTCATGTGTTTCAGATAGTTTGCAGGTTGCCTCCAGGATACCACCAG TATAAATTCATTGTCGATGGTGAATGGAGACATGTTGAGGAACAGACCTATGTAAGTGGGAGTTTTGGGATAGTGAATACTGTCGTTGTACCTGTGGAACCAAATGCAGTGGTTTCTACTGTCTCAACCCCTGAGATACCTGGCAACATGGAGGTTGATGATGTTACTATGTGTTCG GATGCTGTTACAGAAATCTCGGATGCTGATTTAGGGGTCTCTCGACAGCGTATATCTGTATTTTTGTCGACACATACTGCATATGAGTTGCTTCCTGAGTCAGGCAAG GTTATTGCCTTGGATGTCAATCTACCTGTGAAACAAGCATTTCATATTCTCTATGAACAG GGAGTCCCTGTGGCTCCTCTTTGGGATTTTTGCAGGGGCCAATTTGTTGGAGTTCTTACTGCATTGGACTTCATCATGATTTTAAGAGAG TTAGGGACGCATGGATCAAACTTAACAGAGGAAGAATTAGAGACACACACCATAGCAGCttggaaagaagggaaagcccATCTCAATCGACAAATTGAAGGCGATGGTCTTTCACATCCTAAACCTTTTGTCCAT GCTGGTCCATATGACTCTATGAAGGATgttgctttgaaaattttacaaaacagGGTGGCCACAGTTCCAATTATTCATTCAGTGTCACCGGATGGTTCATTTCCACAGCTGCTACACCTTGCTTCCCTGTCTGGAATACTAAAGT GTATATGTCGCCATTTTAAACATTCTTCTAGCTCATTGCCTGTTCTTCAACAACCGATATCTTCACTTCATTTGGGTACATGGGTCCCACAAATTGGGCAATCAAATTGTCGGCCATTTGCAATGTTGAGACCAAATGCTTCACTTGGTGCTGCCCTATCTTTGTTAGTTCAAG CTGAAGTCAGTTCGATACCCATTGTAGACGATAATGACTCATTGGTGGATATATATTCACGAAG TGATATCACTGCTTTGGCAAAGGATAGAGTTTATGCTCAGATACATCTTGAGGAAATGAGTATTCATCAG GCATTGCAACTAGGACAAGATGCAAATCCTTCATATGGCTTCAACGGACGGAGATGTCAGATGTGTTTGCGCTCTGATCCTTTACAGAAAGTGATGGAGCGGTTGGCAAATCCTG GGGTTAGGAGACTTATTGTTGTTGAGGCTGGCAGCAAGCGAGTAGAGGGTATCATCTCATTGAGTGATGTGTTTAGATTCTTGCTTGGTGTTTAG
- the LOC123208745 gene encoding aspartic proteinase CDR1-like has translation MARIRKFPGIIILLHLEIVFSKRSSEPTGFTISVMPADHPESPVNKANLTNWERIQRIANISLRGHKVLHNPPSIQNASDFQDGKYTVPLTEQDYYFAAEIGIGMPPQKVYLAVDTTAGLVWTQCKPCAVKNRGCYHQESPIYDPKKSASYAKFSCTDQHCPVNKGNLNNRYFKCHKNNSCTYSIYYGYRGHMKGMTEGDASLESFTFTNCTKEDSLPMFMNLENKITGILGMSLNPLSLYQQLFFKIGGKFSYCIGAYKSPLKALQTHNLRFGYKVMMPEKPIP, from the exons ATGGCAAGAATTCGGAAATTCCCTGGAATCATTATATTACTTCATCTAGAAATTGTATTCTCCAAAAGGTCTTCAGAACCTACAGGATTCACCATCAGTGTCATGCCGGCAGACCACCCGGAGTCCCCAGTTAACAAGGCCAATCTCACAAACTGGGAAAGAATACAAAGAATAGCAAACATCTCTTTGAGAGGACACAAAGTACTGCACAACCCGCCTTCCATTCAGAACGCATCAGATTTCCAGGATGGGAAGTACACAGTGCCTCTAACTGAACAGGATTACTACTTTGCAGCCGAGATTGGCATCGGAATGCCGCCTCAGAAAGTGTATTTAGCGGTTGACACCACCGCCGGACTCGTTTGGACTCAGTGTAAGCCTTGCGCGGTTAAAAACCGGGGATGTTATCACCAGGAATCTCCCATATACGACCCTAAAAAATCAGCCAGCTATGCCAAGTTTTCCTGTACGGACCAGCATTGTCCTGTGAATAAAGGAAATCTGAATAACAGGTACTTCAAATGCCATAAAAACAATAGTTGCACTTACTCAATTTACTATGGCTACCGTGGCCATATGAAGGGAATGACAGAAGGGGATGCATCTTTAGAGTCGTTCACTTTCACCAACTGCACAAAGGAAGACTCA CTTCCGATGTTCATGAATTTAGAGAATAAGATTACCGGGATCCTGGGAATGAGCTTGAATCCACTGTCACTTTACCAGCAGTTGTTTTTCAAAATCGGAGGCAAATTTTCTTACTGTATTGGTGCTTACAAGTCTCCTCTCAAAGCCCTTCAAACTCACAACCTGAGATTCGGGTATAAAGTTATGATGCCTGAAAAACCAATCCCATAA
- the LOC123200606 gene encoding serine/threonine-protein kinase ZRK1-like, which produces MKWFSKASNRRLNEERFFENGKILLEGLIASCNGKCNPIRSFSVKEIKIGTNNHDPHNIMKDYGFYKLYRGSLQDRPVSVMKFISESHCSRKYIFNCIVFASQMRHKNFLKLIGCCLESELPVLVFECMQQWTLADRIYGSCEQHLSLTQRLKIAMEIADATAYLHCGFSRPIVSRWIIPSNIVFDGENVAKLFDFGESISIPEGETHIKDYRVVGTLRYLAPEYMWTGEFSEKLDVYSFGALLIDLLTGQEMHDPVEKKCIEQNRLTEIVDPIIVGTGLSSEKEELLQEFQELAFKCLSDSEEDRPTMVDAAKQLRKMYKSVCQSMS; this is translated from the coding sequence ATGAAGTGGTTTTCGAAAGCAAGTAATCGACGCCTAAATGAGGAAAGATTTTTCGAGAATGGAAAAATTTTATTGGAAGGATTGATTGCATCTTGTAATGGTAAATGTAATCCGATCCGTAGCTTCAGTGTTAAAGAGATCAAGATAGGAACAAACAACCATGATCCACATAATATTATGAAAGATTACGGCTTCTATAAATTGTATAGGGGTTCTCTGCAGGACCGGCCAGTTTCTGTAATGAAGTTTATTTCAGAGAGTCACTGcagtagaaaatatatttttaattgcatTGTATTTGCATCACAAATGAGGCAcaaaaattttttgaagttgATCGGATGTTGTTTAGAGAGTGAGCTTCCCGTTCTAGTTTTTGAATGTATGCAGCAGTGGACTCTTGCCGATCGTATTTATGGATCATGTGAACAACATTTGTCATTAACACAGAGGTTAAAGATTGCAATGGAGATAGCTGATGCAACTGCGTATCTCCATTGCGGGTTCTCTCGACCTATTGTTTCTAGATGGATCATACCATCCAATATTGTGTTCGATGGAGAAAATGTTGCCAAATTATTCGATTTTGGAGAATCCATATCTATTCCAGAAGGTGAAACTCACATAAAAGATTATAGAGTGGTAGGAACACTACGATATCTTGCTCCTGAATATATGTGGACAGGCGAATTCAGTGAAAAGTTGGATGTCTATAGCTTTGGTGCATTGCTAATTGATCTTTTAACTGGACAGGAGATGCATGATCCTGTTGAGAAGAAATGCATTGAGCAGAATAGGCTTACTGAGATTGTAGATCCGATTATTGTTGGTACTGGACTATCTTCCGAAAAAGAAGAGCTATTGCAAGAATTTCAAGAGCTTGCCTTTAAATGTCTCTCTGATTCAGAGGAAGATAGGCCAACTATGGTTGATGCAGCAAAACAACTCAGGAAAATGTATAAATCTGTATGTCAATCAATGTCTTAA